The segment agccaaatcattgttgattcagcagaaattagcaaataggtaagatcaataagggtcacgtcgcggtctgtcatatagtagtctttaacaaactgactatacgaCTCGGGAAGTGGCTGAAGAAcgaagtcaacagtcaacttcctcgacacaacgactcctaacattcacagtctgtcaatgtgtgacttcatctccaagacatgtgtaCACAtaaaccttccatcttggtgtttgctagccaatagggattgagtgaccttgaacttttcaagtctttgaacttgtgggttagggagaattaatGGAAGAGGTGGAGGACGCGtagtatgatttccatttccacaatccaatcatGGGACATCATATTTATAAGgaaagatttttctaaaatatttgggaagaccatagttgtctgacctagacatctataatggttgaaattcaagttagttgatttaagtccttaatataacacccaaaatgaaatattaaggctaggacccaacacaatattctacaattcggaagatAGATGccttaatccaattgtaaaatatttgaaggtaggtaaatgacgatttaccaatttccatcatgaaaaacgaaaatgaattttaggttttaaatgaagtgaaactcctagattctttgagattcattgaacttttcaatggcatgtttaaatcttgattatgtgcttcaagtttgtgattgggatgccgaagatcacaaacaaggtgtgaataaccatgcaatttAGCtcggtacacttaatgttacaaatcacctagtcaatgtgctggttaaccacacacatgatgggttttgagcattctaacacttcctaagtgtacatgcaaccctaataaccttggatctatgtttgtctaattatcatgcaaagttgaattccaaggttatattcctatctagcatacatggggaacaattttaacttgaatcatagatagaatgacttaccttgttgttgcttgtgttccttgaaaccttgtgagcctagcaccccaagtgtgatgcctcaaatgcttcacacaacaccaaatgctcttggaaagactcttgagataacacacacttctcaaaatcggtcaagccctcttgtttcttattagtgccgattttggtggagaatgggatccttatatagtgttgacacatctagggttacaccatgtaaaccctaatgtgtcatgactcttcattttcatgacccatgggtttgtaactcccatggagcatccatggagcatcctatgggtagaacccaacttgataatccatggagcctcttagcccactatacaagatatggatgaacccatatatttaattagttaacctttgatcacttaattaattccaaattaattcttgatcaaactaatcaaataatattattaatatattagaacttataatatattaataatctccaagtgttatttctctcatttagtctaaccaattgcatggtgccatgcaacccaaatggaccatgccgggtcgggtcaagtacaagcccgaaatagttatggacttagacaccttatccaacagtctcccacttggataagtctaataactatatctctagtacttcaggaaccgaccggcaatcgtagctctttcaaggtttctcggaattgagaagatgatagtacgccatttaagataagtgatcatataatcctccgttctagatatcagccggacaaatacatggaacaatgtcttacttattgtccagcagtttgtttcccgatttccgatttgtttgacatagaacttaattgaacacatcaacttagttctgaccgggcccggtacatgggtcaaaacaaaatcatcgaggggcccagatatcagcttctaatccaagaaggaacagataaacttcgactcatatgtttgttctaccactcattgaattacacacaaaagtacgttttataacatcgagttaccaatgcggtttcgtacagtcaatgcataaccaacttgtaagtaacaaatcatatctctaggtttgaagacttatatgatattaccgtctcacgatcactcgagacagaattccatgaagtgattccagtgagcgtgggttgagtccaatgctcagaacttatgagcactcatgattgttgtagccttgtccaacaccttagacctctacaacccatcatgacagtcttgattcatacctacttccgacatatgaccgactgtggaggtttgaataatatgttacaccaaacaaaattattctggaagtcaaaacatgcaaaagaaatatagtaaacgattgacaagagatagcaacactttactcataaataaaacaccttttattcatcatcaaatgtcaattacactttacaaatttctgggttatctaactactaaaacttatatcatccttcagccctatgctccgagcatgctggagatgcttaaccctactcagtcccttcgtgaggggatctgctgggttctcatccgatgataccctctttgccacgaggagtccttcttcgatccgatgtctaatgaaatggtattttctgtcgatgtgtctggatctcccatgatcccttggttccttggctaaggcaacaacactttcactatcacagaaaatttccattggctctttaatagctggtacaactccaaggtctccaatgaagttcttcagccatatagcctcctttgctgcttcgctagctgcaatatactctgattcacaagtagaatctgccactgtctcttgcttggaactcttccaagaaattgctcctccgtttagggtaaagacccagcccgactgagagcggaaattatccctatcagtctgaaagctagcatcactataccctacaactctcaaatCATCAtttccaccaagggtaaggacccagtccttagtcctccgtaggtacttgaggatattctttaccgcagtccagtgtgccttgccagggttcgcctgatacctgctaaccatgctcaaggcaaaagctacatcgggtcgagtacacgtcatagcatacatgatcgatcctacagccgaagcgtaaggtgttcgactcatttctgctatctcagcctcagtgctagggctttgtgtcttactcaatctggtgttactctggatgggtaactctcctttcttggaatcctgcatgcagaatcgcttcagcactttatccaagtaggtactctgactaagtccaattagtcttttactccgatctctcaagattcttatccctagaatataggcagcttcaccaaggtccttcatagcgaaacacttcccaagccaggactttacttcctgcagggttggaatgtcgtttcctatgagtagtatgtcatccacatacaataccaagaagctaactatactcccactagccttgacatacacacaagattcatcttcactcctagaaaagccaaattccttgaccttttcatcaaagcaaagattccatctgcgaggtgcttgcttcaatccataaatggatttctcaagcttacacactctattagggtactcgttgctgacaaaaccctctggctgactcatgtaaacatcttcagccagcttcccattaaggaaagcggttttgacatccatctgccatatttcataatcatgaaacgcagctatggctaacagaacccgaatagacttaatcttggctaccggagaaaaggtctcatcataatccactccaggaatttgagagaagccctttgcaaccagtctagccttataagtgtgtactttaccatccatgtcggtcttcttcttgaagacccatttgcaccctactgtcttacgacctggtacattttcaaccaagttccaaacttgattgtcatacatggattgtatctcgctatccatagcctctttccatttagcagactcggggcctgccatggcttcctcgtagctgttagggtcatcttgacttactagtgtttcatcactaataagcgtctcaccttctgcagtaatatggaatccatagtaatgctcaggtgcactcctaactctcgtggaacgtctcagaggtacagatttgtcaatttgctcaacaggagtttcctcctcaagttgagggctagagtttgaagttccttcaccgcttgattcttgaatttcttcaagatcaatttgcctcccactgtctccttggcttataaactctctttctcgaaagactcctcttcttgctacaaagaccacattgtcactaggtctgtagaagaggtaaccaaaggaatgctgtgggtaaccgatgaaaatacacctctcgcttcggggttcgagcttatcatgagtctcgcgtctcacgaaagcctcgcaaccccaaatcttgatgtggtctagtttaggtactttaccagtccacatctcgtgaggagttttggcaactttctttgtagggactagattgaggatatgggcggcagtctctaaggcatacccccagaatgagattggtagcgtagctcgactcatcatggaacgaaccatatctaacaaggttcgattacgcctctcagccacaccattcaactgtggtgtcctgggaggtgtcaattgtgagactatcccacattcccttagatagtcgaggaactctgaactaagatactcaccaccacgatcggatcgaagcatcttaatgttcctgcccaattgattctcgacttcctgtttaaattccttaaacctctcgaaagtctctgacttatgcttgatcaagtagacatatccatatctactataatcatcagtaaaagtcaaataataacgattagcatcccttgtggcatgtttgaatggtccacacacatccgtgtgtataaggtccaacaaaccttcacccctctcacacgaacctgtgaagggtgactttgtcatttttccaagtaagcatgattcgcaactatcatctgactttaggtcaaacgactccaagactccatccttttggagttggcctatgcgtttcttgcttatatgtccaagacgacaatgccataaagatgctttatccaagttattattagtagaatcaatacacaaaacattatttcccaagttatctacaacagatacagcttcatacacaccatcacaaggtaatgctttaaaataaaagacattattatagaaaacatctatagaaccaaattcattattaaatgaaaaggtaaacccttgtttgtacaaagcatgaaaggaaataatatttcttgccattcctggcgaataacaacacttattcaaatctaaactaaacccactacttagcgataaagtataaactccaatcttggtaacaggtatagctttcttattccccatgatcaagtttatccttccttgctccacatcctcacttcttcttagtccctgcaagtcacaacaaatgtgaataccacacccggtatcaaggacccaagaattagaatggggtgagttattagaaatgatagtgtaaatacctgcatggttgggtttaactttcccatccttcacatcttgctggtattttgggcagttccgcttccaatgagctttttcatggcaatagaagcattcagcctcttttgggtcagaagaaggagtaacgaaacctttcttggttccacttgaagaagagccatcaagggtccgagccttggtacccttagaagagctctttctcttcctccctcgacttttcccgattgccaaaaccggagtagagttttgagtaggagtgatagcaaccgacttccccttaagacctgtttctgcggtcttaaAGCAGAAGTGTTAAGACGTAAGACAATCTGCTCGAAtaaatgattgaatatttggtttgtctcgtaaccggtgggagatggcaagttaatGGAACCTGATTTatataacaaccaaaatgatatttttctacaaaactttttatatagcaatatgatttcgtagtcaaaccaattcatttatagtcaaactaaaaaaaaaccACAATTTCGCAGATAGAATGAGAGTAAATCGCagatggacctattccatctgcgaaattacccctatatatacagaaaaaaaaaattaaaaaaaaataaaagcacCTACgaatgtacaagcacctaaagcacaactatgctttaggtgcttgtacattcgcagatgagatgctcatttcgcagatggggcatctccatctgcgaaatcgtaggctaattttgtaatttcgatttttttggctatttttgtaatgcaattagtgtaaatgactatttttgtcattttctttttACATGTAACACTATATGTTGTGATATATTCTTCATAAACACCAACTTTGATGTATATTTGTTGTTTTGCTGGAGCAACTCTACATGAAAAGTGATCGAAAAAATAATTTGTAATTTTGGGTTGAACATGTACTAAAAgaaaagttgtaatgtttttaaataattCATATAACTACAAAAAGGGACCCTATAATATGAATTATTTTTGGTCGGTTGTAcaaaaaatccaaattttaaaGTCATCTTTAAGTTAACAAGCTTTATTTGTCCAAAAACAAAAAGTGAATGACAAAACACACATCCAAACTCCAAAGACGTGTGTGGACTGTGGACAACACTTGGGACTTGGGAGAGAGTCTCAtttctatatttttatttaaaaaatcaattttatattttatgtttattttattattttatggacTCTTGTTCAGCTTTACTCTGCATACGCAGCCGGCAGCTCATTGAGTCTGAAATGGTAAAATAATACCTACAAAATAAAGGAAAATAAAACATGGTATAAACAAATGCTATGAACTCTAAAGGCCATACCTAcctagttgactttgaccaaattaCAAGTACCTCCAAACAAATATTAAATTATCCATTCCTAGCATATACCCTTCTATTTTTCTTCCatatttaatggtttttttttataagaaactaacttttataaaataatatttttaacgcAAAACTACTCAAGCATATAAAACAATGCCAATTAACTTAACATCATCTATCTTATCACCAATTTATTTCATATAACGTTTCGGGCGCTTTAATATAAATTTTTAACTTTACGTGTCTAACTACTATAATTTCATGTAATGAACGAATTAATATGTTATTATACAACTAGAAAAAATATCCTTAGAATTTATTAAATAGGTAACTGCTTAACCATAAGATTATAAAAAGTCAAGGTTTTTTCACTAACATCTAAAATGTTATTATCATACATAATGTTTTCTTCATTTATAGGAATTTCTGTTTTGTAAAATATTCTATAAAAAATCATAGTCCTCGCATTTGGGTAACAACAAAAGGGTGCCCACTATTTAGTATTTAGTTTACCCACCATGATAATGGAACCGAACGGATTGTGGCCCACTTTAACCCACTATGATTAGGAATCCAATTGGTGCACTATCGACCATTGTGGTCCAGTTATGTAGGCCCTATAATATGCTCGTGTAATCATAGTTACCAAGTTAAATGAAGGTTCACATCTCAAAATGGATGATCGAATCACACTTTTTTGTCATAAAATTACGCATATATTTCTAAATGCATCTTTAATGAACAAATAAATCATTAAAATGTTACGTGTTTAATCCAAAATCGTCATCGGAAACGTATATGGCATGGTTTCAAAGTGGTATATTCACAGAAATGGTCTCAAAAGTTCGATTCTTAACAACTACAATGTGAGTTTTAATTCCAATACAAATTGGCCTTCTTGAAGGAACTAGGCTCTTTTATACTGCTATGTATCTGATTTACATCTCATATCGTCTATCGTACTCAACAGTATGAGCCAACTAAAACATCTGTCAATCCTAATGATGCATGACTTCCATACAACAAATACAATAGAGCCATTCAACATGCTTAACATAAATATAACCATAAAAATAGAAAGTATGGGGCGCTTGTGTGGTCTTAtgatacttttttttttctttttgtattaTAAGACGTGCAATTTTGGACATACTGATGCCTGAATGAGATGTGGTCAAACTTTGTAATAGTCAACAGTTCAACTACTCACGTTTGTTAATGGGCTTGGAAGGATTAAATAATCTTGGAAAGAAGGAATTTGACAAGCGTTTGATCGGGACACCTTTTTCAAGAAATTCATCGATTTCGTTTTCCTTTTGCTCATAAAGGTAGAAAGCAACAAAGGCAAAGGGAAGCACTGCAAAAAATGAAAACAACTTGTTTGTAGTGAATTAAagatttagttttcaaaaaccatTTGGTTCAAATTTTATGGGATCTCACACTACCATCAATTTTCATTCCTAAAAAATCTATCCCATCATATAATGATTCTTGTTTCTTCTCAAATAAGACCAATCCATTTTTAATACAAAAATATCCAAATCTTCTTTTGAGCTTAACAGGCATGTATTACATTTGGTATGCATTAGACCGAGAATGGGACTGATATCTTTTTAGTAcaaaagacgtgaatgcccttGTTGTCAAAATAAATAATCCTAGTAAGATGAAGAACGAACCTTTCGAAAAGAAACTTTGAAGTGACAAGGATCCAATCAAGCCAAGCATGAAGAGTGCTATAACCGTCTTTTTATCATGAAAGCAAAACAAGTCTGTTAGTATATATGAAAGAATAAAACACAAAGAGCTacataaacaaaataacaaaTGTTGATTAAAGAATATAGTTTAGAAATTGAAATAACAAGCTGAATAGAGTTTATACAATGGAAGGAAGTACCTTGTAGAATATCCTTGAGTCACTTGCACTGGAAATAGATGTTAGACTATTAGCTGCATAATTCCATGAAGAAGCCACTGATAAAACAGTTTGGTGGTATGATTTATCTGTGAACTGAAACTTTGATTTTGGAATTTTGTCAATTGAATATCCCATGCTGAAACAGAAGAAACCATGGGTTACAAGTTTTTGTATTTATAGCATACTATTTTTAGATTAGAGGATACTCACAAACTATTTGGCAACCTCCCATGGATAAATAAAAAAATGGTTGCTATGATGAAGACTTTGGAAATGGAAGTAATCATAGTTTGTCCAGGTACTACAAAATTGACATAGAATCCAAACAAAACCACCATTGCACCAAGTGTCACTTTTGCATCCCTCCATAGAAGTATGTCTGCAACTGCAACccataaacaaaataaaatgaaCTTCAACTATGAAAAAACTAATTAGATTATTAATCAAAATCCCATACCAATTCCATTTCCAAGACATACAGCGACTTTAGAAGGTCTTTCCTTACTATGCCAAAGTTCAGCTCTGAGATCAGCATACGAGTCAACAGTTCTTTTCACACCCTCCTGCAACAAATCAAGagtatgagtttttttttttttactcaaaACTACGTAGTTTTAGGTGTTGTAAGTTAGGAACAAAAGATGTATTTAGTAATGGGAAATGAGTGAGAACCTGAAGTGGTACAATAGGTCTGTAGCCAAGTCGATCATTTGCTTTTAAAGAAGTAAAAGTTGTGTTGCAAGTGAGGAGTCTGATTCTTGAAGGTGTCAATTGTGGTGGCTTCATCCCATAGGGTGCTAACCTCTGATATATACACTCTACTAAATGGGCAATTGGCATAATCACAAAAGCAGGAATCTTGATTTGTGGCCTGTAAACTACATCATATCAGAAATAAAGACAACATAACAATGTACTCCAAATAATACCTTTCATAGCCAAGGCCTGAAAGAATAAGTCCCATGAACTCCCAAAACTTGATCGGCTCCATGTTAGTTATAAAATAAGCCTGGAAAATCAACATGCATGAATAGATAGCCTTTTAAGGTATGAAATACTTCAAATCTACTAACTAtacatgtgtttttttttttatcatgattGATTATACAAGTAAATTAAGTATTACCTCGCCTGAAGCTCTCTTTGATACAGTGCCTCCTGATGCAAGAGCTCTTTCAGCACATACATGTGCATGTGCCACATTTTCAACATAAGTGAAATCATACATGTTCTTTCCATCCCCAATCATAAACTGCTAGTTCAGAATTCATAAATTAAGTCTATGTTTATATGTATTCATGTAAGATCATGTCATTTGTAGATAACAAAAAAACTGTAATA is part of the Lactuca sativa cultivar Salinas unplaced genomic scaffold, Lsat_Salinas_v11 Lsat_1_v11_unplaced_83, whole genome shotgun sequence genome and harbors:
- the LOC128129570 gene encoding 3beta-hydroxysteroid-dehydrogenase/decarboxylase-like, which codes for MADAQEMWCLVTGGRGFVARHLVDMLIRYDIYAVRIADIGPDIKLESHEERGILGKALSSGRAQYVSMDLRNKSQVYKACQGVEVVFHMAAPDSSINNHQLHYSVNVHGTKNIIDACSVSNVKRLIYTSSPSVVFDGIHGILDGVEAMPYPAKHNDSYSSTKAEGEALVIKANGMNGLLTCCIRPSSIFGPGDKLLVPSLVAAARAGKSKFMIGDGKNMYDFTYVENVAHAHVCAERALASGGTVSKRASGEAYFITNMEPIKFWEFMGLILSGLGYERPQIKIPAFVIMPIAHLVECIYQRLAPYGMKPPQLTPSRIRLLTCNTTFTSLKANDRLGYRPIVPLQEGVKRTVDSYADLRAELWHSKERPSKVAVCLGNGIVADILLWRDAKVTLGAMVVLFGFYVNFVVPGQTMITSISKVFIIATIFLFIHGRLPNSFMGYSIDKIPKSKFQFTDKSYHQTVLSVASSWNYAANSLTSISSASDSRIFYKTVIALFMLGLIGSLSLQSFFSKVLPFAFVAFYLYEQKENEIDEFLEKGVPIKRLSNSFFPRLFNPSKPINKRE